A genomic segment from Euleptes europaea isolate rEulEur1 chromosome 17, rEulEur1.hap1, whole genome shotgun sequence encodes:
- the FOXF1 gene encoding forkhead box protein F1 produces MTAGPPRAPAAGPPAPRPPPFPAAPTPPMSAAAEKPQPTALGGPAMESASSTTSSTPSSSGGSSGGGGGAPKAKKTNAGIRRPEKPPYSYIALIVMAIQSSPSKRLTLSEIYQFLQARFPFFRGSYQGWKNSVRHNLSLNECFIKLPKGLGRPGKGHYWTIDPASEFMFEEGSFRRRPRGFRRKCQALKPMYMMNGLNFNHLPDGYGFQGPACPPNSLPLDGGPLGMMNMDGMGLAGHSVPHLPSNGAHHSYMGSCGGGAGGGSAGGDYGHHDGSVPASPLLPGGGVMEPHSVYSGTAPSAWAPSPGLNSGASYIKQQPLSPCNPAGNPLPAGLSAHSLEQPYLHQNSHNQAELQGIRYHSQSPSMCDRKEFVFSINAMASSSMHSGGSGSYYHQQVTYQDIKPCVM; encoded by the exons ATGACCGCGGGGCCGCCGCGCGCCCCTGCCGCCGGCCCCCCCGCGCCGCGCCCTCCGCCCTTCCCCGCGGCCCCGACGCCTCCCATGTCGGCAGCGGCGGAGAAACCGCAGCCGACGGCGCTGGGAGGCCCGGCGATGGAGTCGGCCTCGTCCACCACCTCCTCGACccccagcagcagcggcggcagcagcggcggcggcggaggggcccccaaagccaAGAAGACCAACGCGGGCATCCGACGGCCGGAGAAGCCGCCCTACTCGTACATCGCGCTGATCGTCATGGCCATCCAGAGCTCGCCGTCGAAGCGGCTGACGCTGAGCGAGATCTACCAGTTCCTGCAGGCGCGCTTCCCCTTCTTCCGCGGCTCCTACCAGGGCTGGAAGAACTCGGTGCGCCACAACCTCTCGCTCAACGAGTGCTTCATCAAGCTGCCCAAGGGGCTGGGCCGGCCGGGCAAGGGCCACTACTGGACCATCGACCCGGCCAGCGAGTTCATGTTCGAGGAGGGCTCCTTCCGACGGCGGCCCCGCGGCTTCCGACGCAAGTGCCAGGCCCTCAAGCCCATGTACATGATGAACGGCCTCAACTTCAACCACCTCCCGGACGGCTACGGCTTCCAGGGCCCCGCCTGCCCGCCCAACAGCCTGCCCCTGGACGGAGGGCCCCTGGGCATGATGAACATGGACGGCATGGGGCTGGCCGGCCACTCCGTGCCCCACTTGCCCTCCAACGGCGCCCACCACTCCTACATGGGCAGCTGCGGCGGAGGGGCGGGAGGGGGCTCCGCCGGTGGGGACTACGGCCACCATGACGGCTCCGTGCCCGCCTCGCCCCTGCTGCCCGGCGGAGGGGTGATGGAGCCCCACTCGGTCTACTCCGGCACGGCCCCCTCGGCCTGGGCGCCCTCGCCCGGCCTCAACAGCGGCGCCTCCTATATCAAACAGCAGCCTTTGTCCCCTTGCAACCCGGCCGGCAACCCGCTGCCCGCGGGCCTGTCCGCCCACTCGTTGGAACAGCCATACTTGCATCAGAACAGCCACAACCAGGCAGAACTGCAAG GGATCCGCTACCATTCCCAGTCTCCCAGCATGTGTGACAGGAAAGAGTTTGTCTTCTCCATCAATGCCATGGCGTCCTCTTCGATGCATTCGGGAGGTAGCGGCTCTTATTATCACCAGCAAGTGACGTATCAAGACATCAAGCCTTGCGTGATGTGA